A section of the Hypomesus transpacificus isolate Combined female chromosome 1, fHypTra1, whole genome shotgun sequence genome encodes:
- the n4bp3 gene encoding NEDD4-binding protein 3-A encodes MATSVQTLPLSRNPSKSFHDPFPNPPISSRCSMGSVGSLVERPDGPPARAGSRAVPQVGPRQANGLLKKGFTQRELLNYLNITRKDPKAGSGGACRKDILSVMSSVARERGPEEGNIYTQVYRKDSPELELGGNSLPRGGKYEKPRLRPSAFQPVTPKNFSSMQNLYPSSHADEPDLGLSNGLHRAYGHAPGAASTSSSSSPSRHGGAASAGHKVLASVRGLSQEDENLSDSGHNSINSLPPYRPPYRPPYRPHLSHISASMGHINTIGSLDRGSLGSKAAGGAAGAGETAMSCRSMATLSRLAPYGGEAPPPYEMTLSQSVEEVVRDLEERLVEKEHELKQVRRNLDESEGAIAQVFEGKQRLWEKEVEELQLLYAAKLRQVTQHAQRSQRSLQLQLYKAQQEKSRLLEELEGLCRESSREGAPARGQGTSPTLEETQWEVCQKSGEISLLKQQVRDSQAEVAAKLSEIFLLKTQLRETRGELQPALQGAARGGGGEGSAGGATVGGPAGGSTEERLRAELLLERRQSEAQATAFEEERRTWQEEKEKVIRYQRELQASYLEMHQRHQALERELQEVRAGREREGGGGGGGEREGGERRGTLERELQEVRAGREWEGGERNGTLERKMQEPRAPRRGRGGGREEEDKPPNGLPWIERIESSEI; translated from the exons ATGGCAACCTCGGTCCAGACCCTTCCTCTGTCCCGCAATCCTAGCAAGAGCTTCCACGACCCCTTCCCAAACCCGCCTATCTCCTCCCGGTGCAGCATGGGAAGTGTAGGCAGCCTGGTGGAGCGGCCGGACGGCCCGCCGGCCAGAGCGGGCAGCAGGGCGGTGCCCCAGGTGGGGCCCAGGCAGGCCAACGGGCTCCTGAAGAAGGGCTTCACCCAGAGAGAGCTGCTCAACTACCTCAACATCACCAG GAAGGATCCCAAAGCGGGGTCCGGCGGGGCCTGTAGGAAGGACATCCTGTCGGTCATGTCGTCCGTGGCGAGAGAGCGAGGCCCCGAGGAGGGCAACATCTACACCCAGGTGTACCGCAAGGACAGCCcagagctggagctgggggggaACTCCCTGCCCAGGGGGGGCAAGTACGAGAAG cCTCGCCTGCGGCCGTCCGCGTTCCAGCCCGTCACCCCCAAGAACTTCAGCTCCATGCAGAACCTGTACCCGTCCTCGCACGCGGACGAGCCCGACCTCGGCCTGTCCAACGGCCTCCACCGGGCCTACGGCCACGCCCCCGGGGCCgcgtccacctcctcctcctcctccccctcccgccaCGGAGGAGCCGCCTCCGCTGGACACAAG GTGCTGGCGTCGGTGCGTGGACTGAGTCAGGAGGATGAGAACCTGTCGGACTCGGGTCACAACTCCATCAACAGCCTCCCGCCTTACCGGCCCCCCTACCGGCCCCCCTACCGCCCCCACCTGTCCCACATCAG CGCCTCCATGGGCCACATCAACACCATCGGCTCGCTGGACCGCGGCTCGCTGGGGTCCAAGGCGGCGGGGGGGGCAGCGGGCGCGGGGGAGACGGCCATGTCGTGTCGCAGCATGGCCACGCTCAGCCGCCTGGCGCCGTACGGGGgggaggccccgcccccttaCGAGATGACGCTCTCGCAGtcggtggaggaggtg GTGCGTGACCTGGAGGAGCGTCTGGTGGAGAAGGAGCATGAGCTGAAGCAGGTGAGGAGGAACCTGGACGAGAGCGAGGGTGCCATAGCACAG GTGTTTGAGGGGAAACAGCGTCTgtgggagaaggaggtggaggagctgcagctgCTGTATGCCGCCAAGCTGCGCCAGGTTACCCAGCATGCCCAGCGGTCGCAGCGCAGCCTGCAGCTGCAGCTGTACAAGGCCCAGCAGGAGAAGAGCCggctgctggaggagctggagggccttTGCAGAGAGAGCAGCCGCGAGGGGGCCCCCGCCAGGGGCCAGGGGACCAGCCCTACCCTGGAGGAGACCCAGTGGGAg GTGTGTCAGAAGTCGGGGGAGATCTCTCTCCTGAAGCAGCAGGTGAGGGACTCCCAGGCGGAGGTCGCCGCCAAGCTGAGCGAGATCTTCCTGCTGAAGACGCAGCTGCGAGAGACGCGCGGCGAGCTGCAGCCGGCCCTGCAGGGGGCGGCacgcggggggggaggggagggctccGCGGGCGGCGCCACAG tgggaGGGCCTGCAGGGGGCTCCACCGAGGAGCGGCTGCGTGCCGAGCTCCTGCTGGAGCGGCGTCAGAGCGAGGCCCAGGCCACGGCCttcgaggaggagaggaggacctggcaggaggagaaggagaaggtgatCCGCTACCAGAGGGAGCTGCAGGCCAGCTACCTGGAGATGCACCAGCGCCACCAGGCCCTGGAG agagagctgcaggaggtgagggctgggagggagagggagggggggggaggaggaggaggggagagagagggaggagagaggagagggacgcTAGAGAGGGAACTGCAGGAGgtgagggctgggagggagtgggaggggggagagaggaatgggACTTTGGAGAGAAAAATGCAGGAGCCCAGAGCACCcagacgaggaagaggaggaggacgagaggaagaGGATAAACCTCCCAATGGCCTGCCGTGGATAGAAAGGATTGAGTCCTCTGAGATCTGA